In the genome of Saprospira sp. CCB-QB6, one region contains:
- a CDS encoding M1 family aminopeptidase has product MPKLLKLTMMVLFLLPLSLGAQDTDGLYNVNMKFYHLDLDIDIDNPKIKGKVYMEFVAVKDQVETLYLDLGEGMEITKIDGAASFEREGEEVLVKLSSRPLRKEERGKITVHYEGVPENEQVNVDGETVTKGLLVKNRGKDKFQSRLVALAAYPQAGYRWFPCRRGIGDKVDSVYVDVSIPVRFSTAMVQEKERKIPYTAISNGVLEGTEIIEDGKKRKFKWRHRHRIAPHHLTIAISNFAKMEVEYKAKGYSFPINFYIFPEHLEEANATINRSKEIMACLSRTFGPYPYKDEGFSVIELGLPLGLDGMPTQTAVLVEDLKSFHMYQVVHQAANMWFGNHISPEAWQDAWITEALATYAEATWQEYKRGLNVYQIILDQKEYYEGGKLYLDNINEYSQERLSKKGMYVIHMLRGIMGDEYFYETLKGITELKRGKSTYLSTERFREICEYYASENEPKDFKYFFDQWVFGEYYPTYKVEYEKSRNGINLRILQEKVEGQEQFFEMPARLRFTLEDGSTVEKVVQLKAQADQSIEVELEQNFNKLEFDPFNWIFKDLQYTREILSSRSPIENMSITTSQGRRKIALSFDSPKKQNIEIQLIQKANGVDILEDKILQSQELKKIKGQKELSFKLPVPPKSRGVFELKIIGKSDVFSKVIRVTQLEERFK; this is encoded by the coding sequence ATGCCAAAATTATTGAAACTTACCATGATGGTCCTATTTCTTTTGCCGCTTAGTTTGGGGGCTCAAGATACTGATGGGCTATACAATGTAAACATGAAATTTTATCATTTGGACCTTGATATAGACATTGACAATCCTAAAATCAAGGGCAAGGTCTATATGGAATTTGTAGCGGTTAAAGACCAGGTAGAAACGCTTTATTTGGACCTTGGCGAGGGGATGGAAATAACAAAAATCGATGGTGCGGCCTCTTTTGAACGAGAAGGGGAGGAAGTCTTGGTTAAGCTATCGAGCCGTCCGTTGCGCAAAGAAGAAAGAGGTAAAATCACGGTGCATTATGAGGGTGTTCCAGAAAATGAGCAGGTTAATGTCGATGGAGAAACCGTAACCAAAGGGTTACTAGTCAAAAACCGTGGAAAGGATAAATTTCAGAGTCGCTTAGTTGCCTTAGCGGCTTATCCTCAGGCGGGTTATCGTTGGTTTCCCTGCCGCAGAGGTATTGGGGACAAGGTAGATTCTGTTTATGTAGATGTGAGCATCCCCGTTCGTTTTAGTACGGCTATGGTACAAGAAAAAGAGCGAAAAATTCCCTATACAGCCATATCTAATGGTGTTTTGGAAGGGACAGAAATTATCGAAGATGGCAAAAAGCGCAAATTTAAATGGCGTCACCGTCATCGTATTGCGCCCCACCACTTGACCATTGCTATTTCTAATTTTGCCAAAATGGAAGTGGAGTACAAAGCCAAAGGCTATAGCTTCCCGATCAACTTTTATATCTTTCCAGAGCATTTGGAAGAAGCCAATGCAACGATCAATCGCTCTAAGGAAATCATGGCTTGTTTGAGCCGCACTTTTGGCCCCTACCCCTATAAAGATGAAGGCTTTAGCGTCATTGAATTGGGCTTGCCTTTAGGTCTAGATGGTATGCCCACCCAAACAGCAGTTTTGGTAGAAGACCTCAAGAGCTTTCATATGTACCAAGTGGTGCACCAAGCAGCCAATATGTGGTTTGGCAACCATATTTCGCCAGAAGCTTGGCAGGATGCCTGGATCACGGAAGCCCTAGCCACCTATGCCGAAGCCACCTGGCAAGAGTATAAGCGTGGACTAAACGTTTACCAAATTATTTTGGACCAAAAGGAATACTACGAAGGCGGAAAACTCTATTTGGATAATATCAATGAGTACTCTCAAGAACGCCTCTCTAAAAAGGGCATGTATGTAATTCACATGCTTCGCGGCATTATGGGCGACGAATATTTTTACGAAACCCTCAAGGGAATTACCGAACTCAAAAGAGGCAAAAGCACCTATTTGAGTACCGAGCGCTTTAGAGAAATTTGCGAATATTACGCTAGTGAAAATGAGCCCAAAGACTTCAAATACTTCTTTGATCAATGGGTATTTGGCGAATATTACCCCACCTATAAAGTAGAGTATGAAAAAAGCCGCAACGGCATCAATCTACGCATCCTACAAGAAAAAGTAGAAGGCCAAGAACAATTCTTTGAAATGCCCGCCCGCCTTCGCTTTACCCTAGAAGATGGCAGCACAGTAGAAAAGGTCGTGCAACTCAAGGCCCAAGCCGATCAAAGTATAGAAGTCGAGCTAGAGCAAAACTTTAATAAACTCGAATTCGATCCCTTCAACTGGATTTTTAAAGACCTACAATATACCCGAGAGATTCTCTCTAGCCGCAGCCCCATCGAAAACATGAGCATTACGACTAGCCAAGGCCGTCGAAAAATTGCCCTTAGCTTCGATAGCCCCAAAAAACAAAATATCGAAATCCAACTCATCCAAAAAGCCAATGGAGTCGATATCCTAGAAGATAAGATACTTCAAAGCCAAGAGCTGAAAAAAATCAAGGGCCAAAAAGAACTGAGCTTCAAATTGCCCGTTCCGCCCAAAAGCCGAGGCGTTTTCGAACTCAAAATTATCGGAAAATCAGATGTCTTTTCTAAGGTCATCCGCGTCACTCAGCTAGAAGAACGCTTTAAATAA